The genomic window GTATCGTAATTTTTTCATCATAGTCAGCTCTAATTGGATTCTCGTATGCTTCATATCCAAAACTACAAAAAAGGTAATAAACCACATTACTTTGTAATTATATAATAAAGACTACTACAATAATATTCGACTGAGAGATTCTACCCAACATGATTATTTTGGTTGGGAATAATTCAATCTAAAAAGATTACACACACAATGGTTTAACTATGAAAAAGGGGCCTAAAAAAGGCCCCTTCGATATATTAACAATAATCTATTAAACAGATAAAACTGTTTACCTATGTTCAATATTGTAATAATGATAATGCTCCGATTCCTTTAGCATCGGATGTCCTTTTGCAAGCAATCCGCGCTTGGCCAGGTTTCTTTGTGTACAAAAAATAAACAAACCGAAGAAGCCAAGGAAAGACCCAATCTCTACTACACCAAAACTCCACTGACTACCAACTGATCCCGGCATAATCATTACGAATAAATCTATGTAGTGACCAACTATCAATACCAGTCCCGTCACAACCATATACGGGAAATAACTTTTTTTGGCCGAATCCATTATTATCAATAATGGGAAAGCAAAATTCATCGCTACCATTGTGAAAAAAGGAATTTTATAGTCTTCGAATCTCGCTATATAATAAGTTACCTCTTCCGGTATGTTCGAGTACCAGTAAAGAAGGAATTGGGAAATCCAAAGGTATGCCCAGAATATAGACAGTCCGAACATAAACTTCCCTAAATCGTGAATATGGGAAGAATTTACAAACTCCAAATATCCCTGAGACTTTAAATATATTGTTACCAACGCTATCATTGAAACTGCCGATACAAACATTCCTGAGAACACATACCAACCAAACAATGTAGAGAACCAGTGAGGATCAACACTCATCACCCAATCCCATGCTCCAGTTGACGATGTTACACCGAAGAATACTGTAAATATTGCAGCAACTTTAAAGGCTTTATTATAAGGTTTATAATCACCCGCAGTTTCTTGTTCTAATGAATATTTCTTGATTAAGAAAAGAGCTAAAATCCATCCTCCAAGATAAACAACTGCTCTGATCAGGAAGAATGCTACATTTAGGAAACCTGATTTACCATCGATGATTGAATCGTAGTTCTCAGAATCAGGGTCAACTAAACTGGCATCCATCCAATGGAAAATATGATGCAGGTGCAATCCCCCAGCCACCAGTATTAGAAAAACTATCAATCCTCCCAATATCATATACGATGACATAGCTTCCATTACCCTCAGTAAAACAACCGACCAACCCGCTTGTCCAATATATTGAACTGCCATAAAGAACATTGTTCCTACAGCAATAAACAGAAAAAATAACGCCGCAACATACATTGCTGACCAGGGTCTGTTTTTTTGCTGATGATATATGTGCTCGGCATGAGCCTCATCGTGATGATCGTTTACTTTTGTCACCGCTTCACTGCCATCATCATGTTCAGTATCTACCTGCTCCATTTGGTGCTTTACATCTTCTACAGACGAAGGTGTAGTCATAAACCCAAATGCCAGCGACAATATTCCTACTGCCATTAAAACAAATGACAGAGTTTTAAGATTTTTTGAAATTTTATACATCTGATATTTATTTTAATTGACTTCTAAGTTTCAAAACATGCCCTGTTACTTTCCATCTTTCCTCCGATGTTAACTGAGAAGCATGCGACCCCATCATATTTTTACCATAAGTCATTACGTGGAAAATGCTTCCTTCGGTAATATTTGGCAATCTGGAAGGGGCATAAGACGGTACTCCAAGAAATTTCTCGTTTTGTACAAGTTTACCCTGTCCGTCACCACTAATACCATGACACGAAATACAATAAATATTATACAAATCTTCGCCTTGTTTATCTGTTTTCTCAGTTGCAGTAATTGGCGATTTTAAATTCTCTAATGCATATTGATAACCTTCGTTAGTATCAGGTATTCCATAAGGAACATATCCTCTTTTTACAGTCCCTTCAACCGGTATTCGTGCTTCCATATTATTCACTCCGTTAGGATCTTCAGAATATGGTTCATAAGCTATTGAATAATACATATTAGGCATAAATATGGTTTCCGGTTCTCGCTGAACTTCATCAGAAGAGCTACATGAAGTAAATCCCAGCAAAAGAATTAAAGATGCCGCAGGAACCTTAAACCAAAGTTTCTTCCCTTTATCTTTCTTAATCTCTTTCACATTAACCTCTATAGCTCCCGCTTCTTTTAGAGTTGTTTCCAGCTCTGTAGAATCACCTTCAACCATAAATTCCATTAGAAATTTATCATCAGTTGTTCTTGGGTCGGGACTTCCACCTTTCCTTCCAGGGAATAGTTTGTTTTTAAAAAAGTACGTAATCACCATTAAGTGAGCTGCAAAAAACACTGTAAGCTCGAACATAATCGGAACAAATGAAGGCATATTTTCACCCCATGTAAAACTTGGCTTACCTCCAATATTTTGAGGCCAGTCGAAAATCATCATATACCAGGTCATCCAAATGGCAAAACTTAACCCTATGGCTCCATAAATAAATGACGCGTATGCAATTCTGGTAGGCTTAAGCCCCATAGCTTTATCAAGTCCGTGAATAGGAAACGGAGTATAGATCTCATCTATCTCAAATCCTTTCTGACGAATGGTTTTTACTCCATTCATCAATATATCGTCGTCGTCAAACAATCCGTGTATTAATTTCTTACTCATGTTTGTGTAACTTTTTTTGGCTTTCGCCTGATGATTTCAAAATCGTTTTCAACTCAGCCTGAGCAATTACAGGGAAAGTACGAGCATAAAGCAGGAACAACACAAAGAAGAATCCGATTGTTCCAATAAAAATCGCTATGTCAACGAAGGTTGGAGAGAACATCGACCATGATGACGGTAAGTAATCTCTGTGAAGCGATGTTACAATAATAACAAAACGTTCGAACCACATACCTGTATTTACAATAATCGATAAGAAAAATGTAAACATAACACTTGTTCTGAGTTTCTTAAACCACATCAGCTGCGGAGACACAACATTAAATGTCATCATTGACAAGTATGCCCACCAATAAGGACCTGTTGCCCTGTTCAGAAATGCATATTGCTCATATTCTACTCCTGAGTACCAGGCCATAAATAACTCTGTAATATATGCTACCCCAACAATAGATCCCGTTAGCATGATGATAATATTCATCATCTCGATATGCTGTATGGTAATATAACTCTCGAGGCTAACAACCTTTCTCATTATTATAAGCAATGTTTGAACCATTGCAAATCCGGAAAAAATTGCTCCGGCAACAAAATAAGGAGGGAATATGGTTGTATGCCACCCCGGAATAACCGATGTAGCAAAATCCATCGATACTATGGTGTGTACCGAAAGTACAAGAGGAGTAGCTAAACCGGCCAACACCAAAGAAACCTCTTCGAAACGTTGCCAGTGTTTAGTTTTTCCACTCCAACCAAAACTCATTACCGTATAAATATGTTTTGTAAATGGTTTAATTGCTCTGTCTCTTATCATTGCAAAATCAGGGATTAAACCTACATACCAAAATACTGTAGACACCGAGAAATAAGTTGAAATTGCAAATACATCCCAAAGAAGTGGTGAATTAAAATTCACCCATAACGATCCAAAATTATTAGGGAAAGGGAAAACCCAATAAGCCAACCAGGGACGTCCCATGTGAAGTAATGGGAATATTGCAGCCTGAATAACCGCAAAAATTGTCATTGCCTCGGCAGATCGGTTTATAGACATACGCCACTTCTGGCGGAACAATAAAAGTACTGCTGATATCAAAGTACCGGCGTGACCGATACCTACCCACCAAACGAAGTTAGTAATATCCCATGCCCAACCTACTGTTTTATTAAGCCCCCAGGCCCCAATACCTTCACCTATTGTATAGGCCATGGCACCAAGTCCCCAAAGAAAGGCCAGTGTAGCAATACTGAAAGCAAACCACCACATCTTATTGGCTTTGCCTTCTACCGGAGCAGCCACATCTTTGGTAACATCGCTATACGATTTATTACCTAATACTAATGGCTCTCTTATATCTGATTCATAATGCATATCCAGTATAATTATGAGTTTTTATTTCTAATTTTTGTTTGATACATAACATTTGGCTTCGTACCAACCGACTCTAACAAATAGTACTTTCTGTCGTCGTGTAATGGTTCCTGAATACCTGATTTTTCATCATTTATATCACCAAATACCATTGCATCCGACGGACAGGCCGATGAACATGCAGTCTGTATATCAATATCCTCCAACTTACGACCTTCTTTCTTGGCGTTAAGAATTCCTGCCTGTGTAATTTGAATACACATAGAACATTTTTCCATAACACCTCTGGAACGAATAGCCACATCAGGATTCAATACCATTCTACCTACTTCATCATTCATATAATAGTTGAACTCTTCGTTTTCTGCATATTGGAACCAGTTGAAACGACGCACTTTGTATGGACAGTTATTTGCACAATACCTAGTACCCACACAACGGTTGTATGCCATTTGGTTTTGTCCCTGACTACCATGAGAAGTTGCAGCAACCGGACAAACAGTCTCACATGGAGCGTGATTACAGTGCTGACACATCACAGGCTGAAAAACCACTTCAGGATTCTCTGAAGCAATTTCCATTTTATTGTACATCTCAACAGATCCGCTAACACCTGTCAGACCTTCTTCTTTGGCCTTTTCCTTGCTCATGTCGGAGGAATAGTAACGGTCAATACGCAACCAATGCATATCTCTTGAACGTCTGACTTCTTCTTTACCTACAACAGGAACATTATTTTCTGCGTGACAGGCAACAACACATGCAGCACAACCCGTACATGCATTCAGATCGATAGAAAGATTAAAATGATGTCCGATACTACTATCGTATTCGTCCCAAAGATCTATTTTAGAAACCGGTTGTTTTCCTTTGTGAGTTTCCAAAGCCACAACAGGGTTCCACTCTTCTCTATCTTTATTTTTGTAAATATCGAAAGTAGTTTCCTGCACAACATCTCTATCCATCATAGTATGATGAAGCTGCACACAGGCGAATTCATGCTCTCCCTCTACTTTTTCTACACTTACATTATTAACATATTTATTAAAAGTTCTGTAAAGCGTATAAGCATTTACACCGGTTTTCATTTCTTCCTTTACTCCTTCTATTCGCCCGTAACCCAATGCCAATCCCAATGTTCCGAAGGCTTGTCCGGGTTGAATAAATACCGGAAGAGTGATTGAAACATTACCGGAAGTAAGTTTAACAATATCACCGTTCAATGCACCGTTTGATTCATTCCAATTCGTTAACTCTAATTCTTCCGCCTGCTTTGGAGAAACTGTTAAATAGTTATCCCATGAAGTTCTGGTAATTGGATCAGGAAGTTCCTGCAACCAGGGATTGTTAGCCATTTCTCCGTTACCCATACCTGCTTTAACATATAGCTCTAACTCCAGTCCTTTGGAATCCTTAAACTGTTTTTGGGCAGACTTTGCTACAGAATTCATATCAGGCTCATTAACTTGAGGCATTTCACTTGTGCTATCAACACTAAACACCCCGTCATGAACTGTTTGATTCCAACTTGCTCCTAACTTCTGACTTAATATATTAGCTGTCCAGTTCTTTTGCATGAAAGAATAAAAATCTTCCGAAGCCCCTATCCATTTCAACAAATTATCCTGAAACTGACGTGTATCGTACAAGGGCCGAATAGTCGGCTGCATCAATGAATATTCTCCTTCTACCGGCATTGCATCTCCCCAGTTCTCTAACGAATGCTGTGATGGAAGATTAAAATCCATAAGCTTAGCGGTCTCATCTATAAATTGTGACATTGAAAGCTTAAGCTGAACTTTCTCCGATCCTTTTACAAATTCAGCTGAATTAGCTAGCGAGTAAACGGGATTTACATTATATGCCAATAAAGCTCCAATTTTCCCTGAATTCATATCCTGAATCAACTGTTGAACAGCTTTATCATTTCCTTCCTTTACATACACAGGCTTGTCAACACCCATAGCTTTACTTTGCAATGCAAGATTTATCTTCATTGCTAATATCTGCATATTTTTATCGTTACTGCCTGTAACAACCAGAGCCTTATCCCCGGCCTTCTTTAACTCTTTTGCAATAGTTTTTAATTGTGCATCAATAGGTGTTTCTTTGGAGCTAAGCTTTTCTCCGGTAATCAATCCATAAAGAGTAATTAAAGCATATGTTTGCTCTGATGGCTTGATAGCATATCTGTCATCGGCGTTTGCTCCTGCAAGCGACATGTTTGACTCTATCTGAATATGACGTGACATTTGCTCCTGATTGGGCTTTCTACCGACCGCATATCCTTTTTCATATCCTCCGCCAAGCCAATCTCCCAGAAAATCAGCACCAAAAGAAACTATAACTCTTGCCTCTGAAAACTTGTACAACGGTAATGCCCGTTTTTCATACAGTGTTTCGTAGGCATCTAAAGCACCCGAACTGGAAACAGCATCATAAGAAATATGCTTTGCAGAAGGGTATTTTTCCGTGAATTTGGCGATAACCTCATCAGTTGACGGACTAAACATCGATGGTGTTAATATCGCTATTTGTTTATCCCCAACAGCATTTAACCCCATTATCACATCCGAATCAACAGAACTCCACGAAATTTCCTCTCCCTTTTTTTGAGGAGACTTTAACCTGTTACTATCATATAACGAAAGTACGTTTGCCTGGATTCTTGTATTTGTCGTTCCGTAAAACTTAGCCATAGAGTTTGGCTCTATTCTTATAGGCCTTCCTTCTCTGGCTCTTACCAATACACTTGCAAAATCATGACCATCTGATATTGTGGTTGCATAATAATCGGCCGTTCCTGGAGTAATACTGTCTGGTTTTACAACGTAAGGTATAGATTTTACAACAGGCCCCTCACAAGCAACCAAAGAAGCTGCAGCAGTACTAAACCCAATATATTTCAAAAAGTCTCTTCGAGTTGTTGATCCCGATTCTAATGTTTCTTTATCTCCTAAAAAATCATCCGTCGGTATTTCTTCAACAAATTCTCTGTCCCGAAGGTCTTTCATGATCTGACTTTCATCGTTCAGATCTTCAATTCCTTTCCAATATTTTTTTTGTGACATTCTTTTCAATTTTAGTAGTGACACTTACCACATTCTAATCCACCCATCATACTTACTGTTAGCTTCTGAGTACCGTACTTAGCCGCCAACTGTTTATGTATTTCCTGGTAATAGTCGTTTCCTGCCATCTTTATCTCTTCAGTTTTATGACAGTCAACACACCATTCCATTGTTAGAGGACTATATTGATATAGTTCCTCCATCTCCTCAACCGGACCATGGCAATCCTGACATTCAAGGCCTCCAACGGTTACGTGTTGTGAGTGATTGTAGTAAACGAAATCCGGAAGGTTATGAATTCTAACCCATTTAATCGGTTTTTGTTCGTAACCTTCGATATATGAATTTGTTGCCGGATCGAAACCTATTGCATCATAAATTTTTGCAATTTCTTCTTTCCCAGTATTTTCTCCTTCCTGAATAAGTTTGTGACAATTCATACAGACATTTGCAGACGGAATTCCGGAAGTTTTACTTGTTCGTGCACTCGAATGACAATACTCACAATCAATTTCCTGATCGCCCGAATGTACCTTATGCGAAAAAGCAATTGGTTGAATAGGCTGATAACCCTTATCAACACCTACTCCTAAGCCCCATTCCCAAAAGGCATATGTAGCTCCAATCGATACAAGAAGAACAACTACTATTGCTATAGAATTGTTTTTTGCCAAATAAGTTAAATAAGCAAATACCTCGCTTACATAGTTCCCCTGTTCTGTTCGATTGATTTGAAGTAGCGTAGACTTCAGACGGAATAATATTACCGTCAACAGAATGACAATAAAAATAATTCCAATAAGTACCTCGGCATAATAGTCTTTCACTTTTTCTACCGTCTCGGTCTCAGCAACAGCTTCTTCAGCCTTCTTCTCCTCAAAAATTGCAGGATCTGCATCAGCATAAGCCATTATATCGGCTATATCCTGATCCGAAAGGTTTGGAAACGGAGTCATTGGTACCTTATTGTACTCTTCAAAAATAGCTACTGCATCTGCATCACCACTCTCTATTAGTGCGGCACTGTTTCGTATCCAGTCCTGTAACCATTTTTGATCTCTATTAGCAGCAACACCTTTCAAAGGCGGACCTATTAGTCTCTGCTCTAATTTGTGACAGGCTGCGCAATTCGCATTAAAAAGCGTTTTCCCATTTTTAGCATCACCTTCCTGTGCATAGGTCGACAATGCAAACAAAAAAGAAAAAACCACACTTAATACCATACGGCCTGATAGTGAATTGTAAAGGTTCTTCACTTCTTTCATTAGTAGTTAAAATTAAATTTTAGGTTGTTTTGGTTAAACTCTTTTAATATTATGATATTTTTCAGGTCTATTCCTGATAAACAACATGCTTACAAAAATATAATTTTCGTTTAATTAATAGCTGATGATGAATCTGTTTATGTAATTTATAATCGTTCTAAACTAGAATGACATCACTTTAAGACAGTTACACTATTTTTAGGCTAAACTAAGCAATAATAAATGAAAATATAGCATTCCAAAATAATAAAAGACAAACTAGTCCTAATAGCAATATAATCAGTTCATTTCATTCAAAATTGAATAATATATTTAACTTTGACCAAATGATAATTATTAAAAATAATATGATGGTGAACAGAACTTTTTTCTTTATTGTAGCAATGTTAGGGTTAAGCTTATCGATGAGAGCTCAAGATTCAAACTTCTTCGAATCTAAAAATGACACAACAGCTTTTGTACAAATAATACAAGATCCTGATATAAATACTATCAATAAACTTTACAAGGAAGCAAGTTCCTCAGATACTATAGTGGATGGATTTAAAATTCAGGTATATTACGGAAACAGAAAAAAAGCCTCTGAAAAAATAATTGAATTTAAAGAGTTATATCCGGATATTGAAGCGAACCTGATTTATGAAGAACCAAACTTCAAGGCTGTAGTAGGTAAATATTACAGGAAGCTGGATGCTGACAGGGATCTGCAAAGGATAAAGAAAAAGTTTAACGATGCTTTTATAATCAGAAATAAGATTAGTAAGTAAAAAGAAACACCACTAATCCATTCTATTTTACTTATTTAATTAAAGATTAAGAAATAGAGCCTGCCCTCCTGACTGCCTGTCTAACCGATTTAGCCAGATAGAAGTCATGAGGGCAGGCTTCATTTTTTAACACTTCTGAGCAAGCCTGATTATAATAAAGATATTGTCAAAAAAAAAACACGAACACGGTTGTTGAGTAACATTCCTTAGTAACAGTCTGAAAATAGACATGGATATAAAATGTACTATATCCCACTAAAAACATCTGATAATACATCATAAAAAAGGCCGCTGAAACAGCGGCCTTAATATAATTTTATGTTTAAGAATTAAAGTTTCTTACGAACCTCAACTTCCTGATAGGCTTCGATAATATCTCCGACCTTGATATCGTTATACTTTTCGATGTTCAATCCACACTCATAGCCTTTAGCTACTTCTTTAACATCATCCTTAAATCGTTTCAACGATCCAAGAGATCCTGTGTGAACAACTACTCCATCACGAATAATTCTAATATTACTGTTGCGGAATACTTTACCACTTAGAACCATACAACCGGCAATTGTACCAACTTTAGAGATTTTGAATGTCTCTCTAACTTCCACATTACCTGTAACTTCTTCTTTTACTTCTGGAGAAAGCATTCCTTCCATCGCATCTTTCAACTCTTCAATAGCATCGTATATAATAGAGTATGTTCTAATATCAATACTTTCACGATCTGCAATCTGACGAGCATTACCTGAAGGACGAACCTGGAATCCAATAATAATTGCATCGGAGGCTGTTGCCAACAATACATCTGATTCTGTAATCTGACCTACTGCCTTATGAATAATATTAACGTGAATCTCTTCAGTAGACAACTTCTGTAATGATGCAGAAAGTGCTTCAACAGATCCATCCACATCACCTTTAAGAATAACGTTAAGTTCTTTAAAGTCACCTATTGCGATACGACGACCAATCTCGTCAAGCGTAATGTGTTTCTGAGTTCTTACACTCTGCTCACGTTGCAATTGAGTACGACGAGCGGCAA from Bacteroidota bacterium includes these protein-coding regions:
- a CDS encoding quinol:electron acceptor oxidoreductase subunit ActD, which gives rise to MSKKLIHGLFDDDDILMNGVKTIRQKGFEIDEIYTPFPIHGLDKAMGLKPTRIAYASFIYGAIGLSFAIWMTWYMMIFDWPQNIGGKPSFTWGENMPSFVPIMFELTVFFAAHLMVITYFFKNKLFPGRKGGSPDPRTTDDKFLMEFMVEGDSTELETTLKEAGAIEVNVKEIKKDKGKKLWFKVPAASLILLLGFTSCSSSDEVQREPETIFMPNMYYSIAYEPYSEDPNGVNNMEARIPVEGTVKRGYVPYGIPDTNEGYQYALENLKSPITATEKTDKQGEDLYNIYCISCHGISGDGQGKLVQNEKFLGVPSYAPSRLPNITEGSIFHVMTYGKNMMGSHASQLTSEERWKVTGHVLKLRSQLK
- the nrfD gene encoding NrfD/PsrC family molybdoenzyme membrane anchor subunit, whose protein sequence is MHYESDIREPLVLGNKSYSDVTKDVAAPVEGKANKMWWFAFSIATLAFLWGLGAMAYTIGEGIGAWGLNKTVGWAWDITNFVWWVGIGHAGTLISAVLLLFRQKWRMSINRSAEAMTIFAVIQAAIFPLLHMGRPWLAYWVFPFPNNFGSLWVNFNSPLLWDVFAISTYFSVSTVFWYVGLIPDFAMIRDRAIKPFTKHIYTVMSFGWSGKTKHWQRFEEVSLVLAGLATPLVLSVHTIVSMDFATSVIPGWHTTIFPPYFVAGAIFSGFAMVQTLLIIMRKVVSLESYITIQHIEMMNIIIMLTGSIVGVAYITELFMAWYSGVEYEQYAFLNRATGPYWWAYLSMMTFNVVSPQLMWFKKLRTSVMFTFFLSIIVNTGMWFERFVIIVTSLHRDYLPSSWSMFSPTFVDIAIFIGTIGFFFVLFLLYARTFPVIAQAELKTILKSSGESQKKLHKHE
- a CDS encoding quinol:cytochrome C oxidoreductase, whose product is MYKISKNLKTLSFVLMAVGILSLAFGFMTTPSSVEDVKHQMEQVDTEHDDGSEAVTKVNDHHDEAHAEHIYHQQKNRPWSAMYVAALFFLFIAVGTMFFMAVQYIGQAGWSVVLLRVMEAMSSYMILGGLIVFLILVAGGLHLHHIFHWMDASLVDPDSENYDSIIDGKSGFLNVAFFLIRAVVYLGGWILALFLIKKYSLEQETAGDYKPYNKAFKVAAIFTVFFGVTSSTGAWDWVMSVDPHWFSTLFGWYVFSGMFVSAVSMIALVTIYLKSQGYLEFVNSSHIHDLGKFMFGLSIFWAYLWISQFLLYWYSNIPEEVTYYIARFEDYKIPFFTMVAMNFAFPLLIIMDSAKKSYFPYMVVTGLVLIVGHYIDLFVMIMPGSVGSQWSFGVVEIGSFLGFFGLFIFCTQRNLAKRGLLAKGHPMLKESEHYHYYNIEHR
- a CDS encoding c-type cytochrome; translation: MKEVKNLYNSLSGRMVLSVVFSFLFALSTYAQEGDAKNGKTLFNANCAACHKLEQRLIGPPLKGVAANRDQKWLQDWIRNSAALIESGDADAVAIFEEYNKVPMTPFPNLSDQDIADIMAYADADPAIFEEKKAEEAVAETETVEKVKDYYAEVLIGIIFIVILLTVILFRLKSTLLQINRTEQGNYVSEVFAYLTYLAKNNSIAIVVVLLVSIGATYAFWEWGLGVGVDKGYQPIQPIAFSHKVHSGDQEIDCEYCHSSARTSKTSGIPSANVCMNCHKLIQEGENTGKEEIAKIYDAIGFDPATNSYIEGYEQKPIKWVRIHNLPDFVYYNHSQHVTVGGLECQDCHGPVEEMEELYQYSPLTMEWCVDCHKTEEIKMAGNDYYQEIHKQLAAKYGTQKLTVSMMGGLECGKCHY
- a CDS encoding TAT-variant-translocated molybdopterin oxidoreductase codes for the protein MSQKKYWKGIEDLNDESQIMKDLRDREFVEEIPTDDFLGDKETLESGSTTRRDFLKYIGFSTAAASLVACEGPVVKSIPYVVKPDSITPGTADYYATTISDGHDFASVLVRAREGRPIRIEPNSMAKFYGTTNTRIQANVLSLYDSNRLKSPQKKGEEISWSSVDSDVIMGLNAVGDKQIAILTPSMFSPSTDEVIAKFTEKYPSAKHISYDAVSSSGALDAYETLYEKRALPLYKFSEARVIVSFGADFLGDWLGGGYEKGYAVGRKPNQEQMSRHIQIESNMSLAGANADDRYAIKPSEQTYALITLYGLITGEKLSSKETPIDAQLKTIAKELKKAGDKALVVTGSNDKNMQILAMKINLALQSKAMGVDKPVYVKEGNDKAVQQLIQDMNSGKIGALLAYNVNPVYSLANSAEFVKGSEKVQLKLSMSQFIDETAKLMDFNLPSQHSLENWGDAMPVEGEYSLMQPTIRPLYDTRQFQDNLLKWIGASEDFYSFMQKNWTANILSQKLGASWNQTVHDGVFSVDSTSEMPQVNEPDMNSVAKSAQKQFKDSKGLELELYVKAGMGNGEMANNPWLQELPDPITRTSWDNYLTVSPKQAEELELTNWNESNGALNGDIVKLTSGNVSITLPVFIQPGQAFGTLGLALGYGRIEGVKEEMKTGVNAYTLYRTFNKYVNNVSVEKVEGEHEFACVQLHHTMMDRDVVQETTFDIYKNKDREEWNPVVALETHKGKQPVSKIDLWDEYDSSIGHHFNLSIDLNACTGCAACVVACHAENNVPVVGKEEVRRSRDMHWLRIDRYYSSDMSKEKAKEEGLTGVSGSVEMYNKMEIASENPEVVFQPVMCQHCNHAPCETVCPVAATSHGSQGQNQMAYNRCVGTRYCANNCPYKVRRFNWFQYAENEEFNYYMNDEVGRMVLNPDVAIRSRGVMEKCSMCIQITQAGILNAKKEGRKLEDIDIQTACSSACPSDAMVFGDINDEKSGIQEPLHDDRKYYLLESVGTKPNVMYQTKIRNKNS